A genomic window from Ananas comosus cultivar F153 linkage group 22, ASM154086v1, whole genome shotgun sequence includes:
- the LOC109726970 gene encoding uncharacterized protein LOC109726970: protein MATDSQAGSSGGFLGRSLLLLSFRRNQVASMDTIDPPPNNISNSHHEHHDSELGDRFQSHVARRLRSLLPSHSDSDSDSAAGAPLLSLRFLSKLLDVLVSCDREFCHLLLLLLNPSSASSLSSKPAAEFLDRSVRALDLCNAASAALLSLRHWRRQADVAASAAALRRRRALRRALGKLFAAAADSPGSGGRSASARFLSKNWSGGAAAAAAAPGGVAAAAGTMSCLLAFAAWALAAAVPFLDRPAAPPPLPPRQTQWAAAMAALQERIAEESSQRRRAGFGVLAEVRAVETRARCLTELLDKEGAPAAEEDELSAKAAELAEACRALEEGTEPLERQVRAVFHRVAATRAEVIRCLDRSSRCSAPTATASAAAASSSSSSPSPSSSYSF, encoded by the coding sequence ATGGCGACGGACTCGCAAGCAGGGAGCTCCGGGGGATTCCTGGGCCGGTCGCTCCTCCTCCTCAGCTTCCGCCGCAACCAGGTGGCGTCCATGGACACGATCGACCCACCTCCCAATAATATTTCTAATTCCCACCACGAGCACCACGACAGCGAGCTCGGAGACCGATTCCAATCCCACGTCGCCCGCCGCCTTCgctccctcctcccctcccactccgactccgactccgactccgccgccggcgcccccctcctctctctccgcTTCCTCTCGAAGCTTCTGGACGTCCTCGTCTCCTGCGACCGCGAATTCTGccacctcctgctgctgctgctgaaccCTTCTTCTGCTTCGTCGCTTTCTTCGAAGCCCGCCGCCGAATTCCTCGACCGCAGCGTCAGAGCGCTCGACCTCTGCaacgccgcctccgccgccctcctctccctccgccACTGGCGCCGCCAGGCCGAcgtcgccgcctccgccgccgccctccgccgccgccgcgcccttCGCCGCGCCCTCGGCAAgctcttcgccgccgccgccgactccCCCGGCAGCGGCGGCCGCAGCGCCAGCGCCCGCTTCCTGTCCAAGAATTGgtccggcggcgccgccgccgccgccgccgcccccggaGGGGTGGCCGCTGCGGCGGGCACGATGAGCTGCCTGCTGGCGTTCGCCGCGTGGGcgctggcggcggcggtgccgtTCCTGGATCGaccggcggcgccgccgccactgCCGCCGCGGCAGACGCagtgggcggcggcgatggcggcgctgCAGGAGCGGATCGCGGAGGAGTCCTCGCAGCGCAGGAGAGCAGGGTTCGGAGTGCTGGCCGAGGTGCGGGCGGTGGAGACGCGCGCAAGGTGTTTGACAGAATTACTGGATAAAGAGGGCGcaccggcggcggaggaggatgaaTTGTCGGCGAAGGCTGCGGAGCTGGCGGAGGCGTGCCGGGCGCTGGAGGAAGGGACGGAGCCGCTGGAGCGGCAGGTGCGGGCGGTGTTCCACCGCGTGGCCGCCACCCGTGCGGAGGTCATTCGCTGCTTGGATCGGAGCTCTCGTTGCTCTGCTCCCACGGCCACCGCATCGGCggcggctgcttcttcttcttcttcttcgccgtctcCTTCTTCGTCGTATTCATTCTGA